The following coding sequences are from one Psychrobacter sp. AH5 window:
- a CDS encoding ABC transporter ATP-binding protein yields the protein MSEAPALEIKNLSKTYDNGFSALKGVDLTVPQGGFFALLGPNGAGKSTMIGIISSLFKPTTGSVEIFGTDLLANPSVAKQYLGVVPQEFNFNQFEKVEDILITQAGYFGITAKEAKPRAKRLLTALGLWDKRDSKSRELSGGMKRRLMIARALIHKPKLLILDEPTAGVDIELRRSMWEFMQQINVEENTTIILTTHYLEEAEQLCKRIAILDHGEIRINTDMKDLLAQLSVETFVLDLTKPLTKKLAIERVTHIEQPDELTVEVTLSEGETLNGVFEQLTEMDIKVASMRNKSNRLEELFMRLVEKNIQSEDSMKEAGL from the coding sequence ATGTCTGAGGCACCAGCACTCGAAATTAAGAACTTATCTAAGACTTATGATAATGGCTTTTCTGCCCTAAAAGGAGTCGATTTAACCGTACCGCAAGGTGGGTTTTTTGCGCTGCTTGGGCCTAATGGAGCTGGTAAATCAACGATGATCGGTATTATCAGCTCGCTATTTAAGCCAACAACGGGCAGTGTGGAGATTTTTGGTACCGATCTATTGGCCAACCCTTCAGTAGCTAAGCAGTATCTTGGGGTAGTGCCGCAAGAGTTTAACTTTAATCAGTTTGAGAAGGTTGAAGATATCCTAATCACGCAGGCAGGTTATTTTGGTATTACTGCCAAAGAAGCTAAGCCGCGTGCCAAGCGACTCTTAACTGCGCTTGGATTATGGGATAAGCGTGATAGCAAATCGCGTGAGCTATCAGGCGGTATGAAGCGGCGTTTGATGATTGCTCGGGCTTTAATTCATAAGCCTAAGCTACTAATTCTTGATGAACCTACCGCTGGTGTCGATATCGAGCTGCGCCGCTCTATGTGGGAGTTTATGCAGCAAATTAACGTTGAAGAAAATACCACTATCATTTTGACAACCCACTACCTAGAAGAAGCGGAGCAACTGTGTAAGCGTATTGCTATCTTAGATCATGGCGAGATTCGTATTAATACTGATATGAAAGATCTGCTCGCACAGTTATCAGTAGAGACTTTCGTTTTAGATCTGACTAAGCCATTAACCAAAAAGTTAGCTATTGAGCGGGTGACTCATATCGAGCAACCTGATGAGCTTACGGTTGAAGTCACTCTGAGTGAAGGCGAAACTTTAAATGGCGTCTTTGAGCAGCTAACTGAGATGGATATCAAAGTCGCTAGCATGCGTAACAAGTCGAATAGATTAGAAGAGCTCTTTATGCGTTTGGTAGAAAAAAATATTCAAAGTGAAGATAGCATGAAGGAGGCAGGACTATGA
- a CDS encoding c-type cytochrome → MRKVVMLSAAAILGIASIAVSQAEEVVDTPVTISDVEEAQEVVENAPEVLGDDTQAAADTTDDAAIAEGDEVQAAAAPAVVEEEPIPEDTPQVQKLIALYPNLIARIQPVGNVCFEGEVCNVTTRAAGPAAGDGPRDGAAVYTAVCQTCHGAGLLGSPVLGDAGAWGPRIAQGADTLYTHAIQGYNAMPAKGGADIPDEEVQNAVDYMIAEAS, encoded by the coding sequence ATGAGAAAAGTAGTGATGTTATCGGCAGCTGCCATTCTAGGAATCGCTAGTATCGCTGTGAGCCAAGCTGAAGAAGTAGTAGACACTCCTGTAACTATCTCTGATGTAGAAGAAGCGCAGGAAGTGGTAGAGAACGCCCCTGAAGTATTGGGTGATGATACCCAAGCGGCAGCTGATACTACTGATGACGCAGCAATAGCTGAGGGTGATGAGGTACAAGCTGCAGCGGCACCTGCTGTCGTCGAAGAAGAGCCTATTCCTGAAGATACGCCTCAGGTTCAAAAGCTAATTGCCTTATATCCTAACCTTATTGCTCGTATTCAGCCTGTTGGCAATGTGTGCTTTGAAGGTGAGGTTTGTAACGTGACTACGCGCGCAGCAGGTCCTGCAGCGGGTGATGGCCCTCGTGATGGTGCAGCTGTCTATACAGCAGTTTGTCAAACTTGTCATGGTGCAGGCCTATTGGGCTCGCCTGTTTTGGGTGACGCTGGTGCTTGGGGTCCTCGTATCGCACAAGGAGCTGATACTCTATACACCCACGCTATTCAAGGTTATAACGCTATGCCTGCAAAAGGTGGAGCGGATATTCCTGATGAAGAAGTACAAAACGCAGTAGATTATATGATTGCTGAAGCTAGCTGA
- a CDS encoding tyrosine-type recombinase/integrase, with amino-acid sequence MNNRKDYLLTDSGVKSIAKQSAPDKIVRHSDGNSLSLIQHPNGSLFWQMSYRYQSDKDIKPKQKTYQIGIYKSSKQFIDISFKPHVSLKQARIERDKAKALLADGIDPTAHKGAEKNNFEQKDLFKAIAKSYIDEKSKTTTKNVQKLQGFLDNHILKHLGSYPIGAITAQDIIKTGLAIQATFEQQGKHTSETAHKCMGLISAIFEYAINTLGYDITNIAIGRNKALRPHKAERMKAVEQHQFPDLLRNIDSYIEKHPNGHQQTLAGLQLMTLCFVRTKELRYFEWSEIDYHKSVWRIPATKMKMRQDHIIPLSTQAMAIIERMRPLTEQTGYVFYNFESNKPYSEAWFNQALQRMGYSGDPYPKMTGHGFRQLASTGLYELQFSESLIEIQLAHLEQSSVRRRYDLSEHLAERQMMMNRWANYLDDLRAGKAVSFDLLTPEQIAKEVDSRNEQATDIALHDKDILIKSLQAQGVSQEVLAKLAEEL; translated from the coding sequence ATGAATAATAGAAAAGACTATCTATTGACTGACAGTGGCGTGAAGTCTATCGCCAAGCAGTCAGCGCCTGATAAAATTGTCCGTCATAGCGATGGTAACAGCCTATCTCTAATACAACACCCGAACGGCTCATTATTTTGGCAAATGTCATACCGCTACCAATCGGACAAAGATATTAAGCCAAAGCAAAAAACCTATCAAATCGGTATCTATAAATCGTCAAAGCAATTCATTGATATATCATTCAAGCCGCATGTGTCGCTAAAGCAAGCACGTATCGAGCGTGACAAGGCAAAGGCGCTACTCGCTGATGGTATCGACCCCACCGCCCATAAAGGTGCTGAGAAAAATAACTTTGAGCAAAAGGACTTATTCAAAGCCATTGCCAAAAGTTATATCGATGAAAAATCTAAGACCACCACTAAGAATGTGCAAAAGCTGCAAGGGTTCTTAGACAATCATATCTTAAAGCACTTAGGCTCATACCCTATTGGGGCGATCACCGCGCAAGATATTATTAAGACAGGGCTTGCCATTCAAGCCACTTTTGAGCAGCAAGGCAAACACACCTCAGAAACCGCGCATAAGTGCATGGGATTGATTAGCGCCATCTTTGAGTACGCTATCAATACACTAGGCTACGATATTACTAACATTGCCATTGGACGCAACAAAGCACTCAGACCGCATAAAGCCGAGCGCATGAAAGCAGTCGAGCAGCACCAATTCCCCGACCTACTACGCAACATAGATAGCTACATAGAAAAGCATCCTAACGGTCATCAGCAGACGCTGGCTGGCTTACAGCTGATGACGTTGTGCTTCGTGCGTACCAAAGAGCTTAGATACTTTGAGTGGTCAGAGATTGATTACCATAAAAGCGTATGGCGTATTCCAGCCACCAAGATGAAAATGCGTCAAGATCATATTATCCCACTATCAACGCAAGCCATGGCTATCATCGAGCGTATGCGCCCCCTCACCGAACAGACAGGCTATGTATTCTATAACTTCGAGTCAAACAAGCCTTATAGTGAAGCATGGTTTAATCAAGCATTACAACGTATGGGCTATTCAGGTGACCCCTACCCTAAGATGACAGGTCACGGCTTTAGACAGCTTGCCAGCACGGGATTGTATGAGCTGCAGTTTTCTGAAAGTTTGATTGAGATACAACTTGCCCACCTTGAACAATCCAGTGTCAGAAGACGGTATGACTTATCAGAACACTTAGCCGAGCGCCAAATGATGATGAATCGATGGGCGAACTATCTTGATGACTTGCGCGCGGGCAAGGCGGTTAGCTTCGATTTATTAACTCCTGAGCAAATCGCTAAAGAAGTGGATAGCCGTAACGAACAAGCCACCGATATAGCACTGCATGATAAGGATATTTTAATAAAGAGTTTACAGGCACAAGGCGTATCGCAAGAGGTACTAGCAAAACTTGCCGAAGAGCTTTAA
- a CDS encoding AlpA family phage regulatory protein: MTLIDQYLRMADLANQPARTAKTYITKSGQQRTVTAKLATRGITGFSAKHIYHLINQDKFPAPVKIGRASLWRLSEINQWVESHNTTKNSEV; the protein is encoded by the coding sequence ATGACACTTATTGACCAATACCTAAGAATGGCAGACCTCGCCAACCAGCCAGCGCGAACCGCTAAGACCTACATCACAAAATCAGGTCAGCAGCGCACCGTCACCGCCAAACTCGCTACACGCGGTATCACAGGCTTTAGTGCTAAGCATATCTACCACCTAATCAATCAAGACAAATTTCCAGCCCCCGTAAAGATCGGACGAGCGAGTCTATGGCGCTTGTCTGAAATCAACCAATGGGTAGAAAGTCATAACACTACTAAAAATAGTGAGGTATAA
- a CDS encoding YfjI family protein, whose protein sequence is MIVSNQTDSEEKARAISTGLSQYIADFRQATLADVACHNTLESLLSNGISNSVIYLDEDISIFTGALVGEKKLDTADTIGLVMLNNQAEQVNLASIPLEDNGRTFISDTNTPSAFVIGSMSKESKWIVIADLAEAVRCYNAYRKLEIDVTVLTCLIPSLFNQTVKHFAEVQQVTIMTTSQHKAKVITPLKGVNVKAIICDHTLVYDALEFDANYDDLISAANTIDLKILGKPKPKQINRTLPPVKTLTSSMMPKLLWDYASNCAERLSVPIEYVLMPLMVTLGSLIGAKLSIYPKMYDNWEVVPNFYGAIIGNPSSKKSPSLSDGLKPLSHLVTLAKNKYDEDKLEHDTQKELSKHMTKAAEKQLSDLTKKLATQTNDDAEISRDDLKVKAKELAEAKQSDELIPEIKRYVTDDGTIESIGELESKHKNGMLIKRDELTGWLASLENESNQQARSFYLEGFNGLGSFQVDRIGRGSVFIDTHCLSVIGGIQPDKLEYYLSKTMKGLGNDGLIQRFQLMVYPDSLPNSKERDLPPDKLSRDAIYNLFETIDSMQLGDFLRYGANPIDEYHKRPYYRFTDEAYQEFMSWYDALKLRAGEAEHSIIAEHLIKYAKTVPSLALVFHLVDCIEHGKSLGAVNMNALRAALAWCEVLESHMIRIYSTVTDSANIKASYLADKIMKMVRKGTDKTDTTDWISHGFTARQLIRKGWKGLTDADDVLNALEILVEHNWLSWQEVKSTGQGGRPTERYYINLRLTELL, encoded by the coding sequence ATGATTGTTTCAAATCAAACAGACAGCGAAGAAAAAGCCCGTGCTATTAGCACAGGCTTGTCACAGTACATTGCAGACTTTAGACAAGCTACATTGGCAGATGTAGCTTGTCATAACACGCTAGAAAGCTTACTAAGCAATGGAATATCAAACTCAGTCATCTATCTAGATGAAGATATTAGCATATTTACAGGAGCGCTTGTAGGAGAAAAAAAGCTTGATACCGCCGATACGATAGGGCTGGTTATGCTCAATAACCAAGCTGAGCAAGTTAATCTTGCCAGCATACCGCTTGAGGATAACGGACGCACTTTCATCTCTGATACCAATACACCAAGCGCGTTTGTCATTGGCTCAATGAGTAAAGAGAGTAAATGGATAGTCATAGCTGACTTGGCTGAGGCAGTGCGATGTTATAACGCTTATCGCAAGCTAGAGATTGATGTGACGGTACTCACTTGTCTTATACCTAGTTTATTTAATCAGACGGTGAAGCATTTTGCGGAAGTGCAGCAAGTGACAATCATGACCACCTCACAGCACAAAGCCAAAGTGATAACACCGCTTAAAGGCGTGAATGTTAAAGCTATTATTTGTGATCATACGCTTGTTTATGACGCGCTTGAGTTCGACGCTAACTATGACGACTTGATATCTGCCGCAAATACCATCGACTTGAAGATACTTGGTAAACCAAAGCCAAAACAAATCAATCGCACACTGCCGCCGGTTAAAACGCTAACAAGCTCAATGATGCCAAAACTGCTATGGGATTATGCTTCAAACTGTGCTGAGCGTTTGAGCGTACCTATTGAGTATGTACTCATGCCCTTGATGGTAACGTTAGGCAGCTTGATAGGCGCTAAGCTGAGCATTTACCCAAAAATGTATGATAACTGGGAAGTAGTACCTAACTTTTATGGTGCAATCATTGGCAACCCATCGAGTAAGAAATCACCGTCATTATCTGATGGACTAAAGCCATTATCGCATTTAGTCACACTCGCTAAAAATAAGTATGATGAAGATAAGCTTGAGCATGACACCCAAAAAGAGCTAAGCAAGCACATGACAAAGGCAGCTGAGAAGCAGCTCAGTGACCTTACCAAGAAGCTAGCGACCCAAACCAATGACGATGCTGAGATCAGTCGAGATGACTTAAAAGTTAAAGCGAAAGAGTTGGCAGAGGCAAAGCAGAGTGATGAGCTGATACCTGAGATTAAACGCTATGTTACTGATGACGGTACGATTGAGAGTATCGGAGAACTTGAGAGCAAACACAAAAACGGTATGCTAATTAAGCGTGATGAGCTGACAGGTTGGCTTGCTTCACTAGAGAATGAAAGCAATCAACAAGCAAGATCATTCTATCTTGAGGGCTTTAACGGCTTAGGTAGCTTTCAAGTGGATAGAATAGGTCGCGGCTCAGTATTTATCGATACTCATTGTCTATCGGTTATTGGTGGCATACAGCCTGACAAGCTTGAGTATTATTTATCTAAGACGATGAAAGGTCTAGGCAATGACGGCTTGATACAACGCTTTCAATTAATGGTCTATCCTGACTCACTACCGAACAGTAAAGAGCGTGACTTGCCACCTGACAAGCTAAGCCGTGATGCTATCTATAACTTGTTTGAAACTATCGACAGTATGCAGTTAGGTGACTTCCTACGCTACGGTGCAAACCCCATTGATGAGTACCACAAGCGTCCTTACTACCGCTTTACCGATGAGGCTTATCAAGAATTTATGAGTTGGTATGACGCGCTTAAACTCAGAGCCGGTGAAGCTGAGCATAGCATCATAGCTGAGCATCTCATCAAATATGCTAAAACAGTGCCGTCATTAGCGCTAGTCTTTCACTTAGTGGATTGTATCGAACACGGCAAATCTTTAGGTGCAGTCAACATGAACGCACTTAGAGCAGCGCTAGCATGGTGCGAAGTATTAGAAAGCCACATGATTAGAATATATAGCACTGTCACTGATAGCGCTAATATCAAAGCGTCTTATTTAGCCGATAAAATAATGAAAATGGTCAGAAAGGGAACTGACAAAACTGACACAACCGACTGGATTAGTCATGGCTTTACAGCTAGGCAGCTAATCCGCAAAGGTTGGAAAGGGTTAACTGATGCTGATGACGTACTCAATGCGCTTGAAATATTAGTCGAACACAACTGGCTAAGCTGGCAGGAAGTAAAAAGCACAGGGCAAGGAGGCAGACCAACAGAGCGTTATTATATCAACTTAAGATTAACCGAGCTTTTATAG